Proteins encoded by one window of Myxococcales bacterium:
- a CDS encoding serine/threonine-protein phosphatase translates to MRLLAWAKTDTGKKRDHNEDSYLVAEDLGLFAVADGMGGHQGGEHASKLSLQVLYQRVAEARGDLVTAAKAIEQERREQIIERMAAGGDGDTWGGNTPTSPLIEMVVPPAVAVIRDAARRASWAVFDAALGSPHLRGMGTTLTAMLFADDRVHLCHAGDSRCYLMRDGTVRQLTDDHTWIAEQVKSGTMTEAEAKQSRYRHVITRSVGFEREVETDTRTIAVEAGDCFLLCSDGLSNHLGSGELERILASTWFRRAPQRLVDLANQRGGDDNCTVIVVLAANDAGPP, encoded by the coding sequence ATGCGACTCCTGGCCTGGGCCAAGACCGACACCGGCAAGAAGCGGGACCACAACGAGGACAGCTACCTGGTCGCCGAGGACCTCGGGCTGTTCGCGGTGGCCGACGGCATGGGCGGCCACCAGGGCGGCGAGCACGCGTCGAAGCTGTCGCTCCAGGTGCTGTACCAGCGCGTGGCCGAGGCCCGCGGCGATCTGGTGACCGCGGCCAAGGCCATCGAGCAGGAGCGGCGCGAGCAGATCATCGAGCGCATGGCGGCGGGCGGCGACGGCGACACCTGGGGCGGCAACACGCCGACCAGCCCGCTGATCGAGATGGTCGTGCCGCCGGCGGTCGCGGTGATCCGCGACGCGGCCCGACGCGCCAGCTGGGCGGTGTTCGACGCCGCGCTGGGGAGCCCGCACCTGCGCGGCATGGGCACGACCCTGACCGCGATGCTGTTCGCCGACGACCGCGTCCACCTGTGCCACGCCGGCGACTCGCGCTGCTACCTGATGCGCGACGGCACCGTCCGCCAGCTGACCGACGACCACACCTGGATCGCGGAGCAGGTCAAGAGCGGCACGATGACCGAGGCCGAGGCCAAGCAGTCGCGCTACCGCCACGTGATCACGCGCTCGGTCGGCTTCGAGCGCGAGGTCGAGACCGACACCCGCACGATCGCGGTCGAGGCCGGCGACTGCTTCCTGTTGTGCTCCGACGGGCTGTCGAACCACCTGGGCAGCGGCGAGCTCGAGCGGATCCTGGCGTCGACCTGGTTCCGGCGCGCGCCCCAGCGCCTGGTCGATCTGGCCAACCAGCGCGGCGGCGACGACAACTGCACGGTGATCGTCGTCCTGGCGGCCAACGACGCGGGCCCGCCGTGA
- a CDS encoding metallophosphoesterase, with product MTRRGRALALAALAIGACGRDAKREVAPEAVVTGPRPVPPGTPGPSQGAPAVAADAVAPACGLPALAWRHPAVPRVVAIGDVHGDLAAIAAVLEAAGVVDRAGAWIGGATWVVQTGDVLDRGDDEQAILDWFERLEVGAAAAGGRFVWLLGNHELMNAAGDLRYVTPGGFRDFEDVPDLPLARFADVPTQARARVAALAPGGPYAKIMAGQGLAVVVGDTVFVHGGIRPGKAAGIPADTSGARCWLAGDGAPPRALTDDEGPLWDRSYAQGTPDCAALDQALAELGVARMVVGHTVQPSGISSACDDKVWRIDVGLAKLYGGPHQALELTRAGAKIITAPP from the coding sequence GTGACCCGGCGCGGGCGCGCGCTGGCGCTGGCGGCGCTGGCGATCGGCGCGTGCGGGCGCGACGCCAAGCGCGAGGTCGCGCCCGAGGCGGTCGTGACCGGGCCGCGGCCGGTGCCGCCGGGCACGCCGGGGCCGAGCCAGGGTGCGCCTGCGGTCGCCGCCGACGCGGTCGCGCCGGCGTGCGGCCTGCCGGCCTTGGCCTGGCGTCATCCGGCGGTGCCGCGGGTCGTGGCCATCGGCGACGTCCACGGCGATCTCGCGGCGATCGCCGCGGTGCTCGAGGCCGCGGGCGTGGTCGACCGCGCCGGCGCGTGGATCGGCGGCGCGACCTGGGTCGTGCAGACCGGCGACGTGCTCGATCGCGGCGACGACGAGCAGGCCATCCTCGACTGGTTCGAGCGGCTCGAGGTCGGGGCCGCGGCCGCGGGCGGTCGGTTCGTGTGGCTGCTCGGGAACCACGAGCTCATGAACGCCGCGGGCGATCTCCGGTACGTGACGCCCGGCGGCTTCCGCGACTTCGAGGACGTGCCCGACCTGCCGCTGGCGCGCTTCGCCGACGTGCCGACGCAGGCGCGGGCCCGGGTCGCGGCGCTGGCGCCGGGCGGGCCGTACGCCAAGATCATGGCCGGCCAGGGCCTGGCGGTCGTGGTCGGCGACACGGTGTTCGTCCACGGCGGCATCCGGCCCGGCAAGGCCGCGGGCATCCCGGCCGACACCAGCGGCGCGCGCTGCTGGCTGGCGGGCGACGGCGCGCCGCCGCGGGCGCTGACCGATGACGAGGGCCCGCTGTGGGATCGATCGTACGCCCAGGGCACGCCCGACTGCGCCGCGCTCGACCAGGCCCTGGCCGAGCTGGGCGTCGCCCGCATGGTGGTCGGGCACACCGTGCAGCCGAGCGGCATCTCGAGCGCGTGCGACGACAAGGTCTGGCGCATCGACGTCGGCCTCGCCAAGCTCTACGGCGGTCCGCACCAGGCGCTCGAGCTGACCCGCGCGGGCGCCAAGATCATCACCGCGCCGCCCTGA
- a CDS encoding DUF3943 domain-containing protein, whose amino-acid sequence MRRCLALVIAATLLPSAARVASAQAPLWLDEGHPAPQVGATDDEIDRPLPTSWRWPRFLAEEFAVLAVPATYYFATTNLQREDFELAWDWPSWKTKLTSFDAVSLDTGNWTSNTFRHPLHGALAYQMARANGFTPIGSTVADVAVTIIWEYLVEYQEQVSLNDVVTNTAAGFLIGEPMFQIGFIGEDDGDDSAWLAVGALASPVHRLHVGTGVRSWRQRRNSWRRLEFELAGGAFAPGDGVRREARLGVEVDRLRAPHHTTPGTGTTRIRAAGWSSAAASVRVGADGLTNTRFDTLTDYVGWLTRTIDAEGRGTSWSIQVAGGFHYDTRQLDGGEWDRQAVFHLVGPRFTAGRWAGPQRYLALELAGYYDVGAIQAYGFGPTLPFAPLPQTAVLRTRGYYYGSGASVTARLRMAVPPWSLDLDGIAGQLWSIDGYDRFELDGGPDDPHGVTDTRARGRLTLGRAFTVAPWARLTLALEASLRRGTWQEYDRRQRDLGLEVGLAIER is encoded by the coding sequence GTGCGCAGGTGCCTCGCCCTGGTGATCGCGGCGACGTTGCTGCCGAGCGCGGCGCGCGTCGCGAGCGCCCAGGCGCCGCTGTGGCTCGACGAGGGACACCCGGCGCCGCAGGTCGGCGCGACCGATGACGAGATCGACCGGCCGCTCCCGACCTCGTGGCGCTGGCCACGGTTCCTGGCCGAGGAGTTCGCGGTGCTGGCGGTGCCGGCGACCTACTACTTCGCGACGACCAACCTGCAGCGCGAGGACTTCGAGCTGGCGTGGGACTGGCCGAGCTGGAAGACCAAGCTGACCTCGTTCGACGCGGTCTCGCTCGACACCGGCAACTGGACCTCGAACACGTTCCGCCACCCGTTGCACGGCGCGCTGGCGTACCAGATGGCCCGGGCCAACGGCTTCACCCCGATCGGCTCGACCGTGGCCGACGTCGCGGTGACGATCATCTGGGAGTACCTGGTCGAGTACCAGGAGCAGGTCTCGCTCAACGACGTGGTGACCAACACCGCGGCTGGCTTCCTGATCGGCGAGCCGATGTTCCAGATCGGCTTCATCGGCGAGGACGACGGCGACGACTCGGCGTGGCTCGCGGTCGGCGCGCTGGCGTCGCCGGTGCACCGGCTCCACGTCGGCACCGGCGTCCGGTCGTGGCGGCAGCGGCGCAACTCGTGGCGACGCCTGGAGTTCGAGCTGGCGGGCGGCGCGTTCGCGCCTGGGGACGGCGTGCGGCGGGAGGCTCGGCTGGGCGTCGAGGTCGACCGGCTCCGAGCCCCACACCACACCACGCCCGGCACCGGCACGACCCGCATCCGCGCCGCCGGCTGGTCGTCGGCGGCAGCGTCGGTGCGGGTCGGCGCCGACGGGCTGACCAACACCCGCTTCGACACGCTCACCGACTACGTCGGCTGGCTCACGCGGACGATCGACGCCGAGGGCCGAGGCACCAGCTGGTCGATCCAGGTCGCGGGCGGGTTCCACTACGACACCCGCCAGCTCGACGGCGGCGAGTGGGATCGCCAGGCGGTGTTCCATCTGGTGGGCCCGCGCTTCACGGCCGGGCGCTGGGCCGGGCCCCAGCGCTACCTGGCGCTCGAGCTGGCCGGCTACTACGACGTCGGCGCGATCCAGGCGTACGGGTTCGGGCCGACGCTGCCGTTCGCGCCGTTGCCGCAGACCGCGGTGCTGCGCACGCGCGGCTACTACTACGGGTCCGGGGCGTCGGTCACCGCGCGCCTGCGCATGGCGGTGCCGCCGTGGTCGCTCGACCTCGACGGGATCGCCGGGCAGCTGTGGTCGATCGACGGCTACGATCGCTTCGAGCTCGACGGCGGCCCCGACGATCCGCACGGCGTCACCGACACCCGGGCGCGGGGCCGGCTGACGCTCGGGCGGGCGTTCACGGTCGCGCCGTGGGCCCGGCTGACGCTGGCGCTCGAGGCGTCGCTGCGGCGGGGCACGTGGCAGGAGTACGATCGCCGCCAGCGCGACCTCGGCCTCGAGGTCGGCCTCGCGATCGAGCGCTGA
- a CDS encoding hydrogenase maturation protease, giving the protein MIAPLLVLGIGNPSRGDDALGPRFVELAALALADQISAGALELLTDFQLQIEHALDLTGRARVVFVDASVRAAPPFEVTPVVAAADRRALTHALAPAALLAAHADAFGPPPPAWVLAIRGHGFELGDDLSPAARAHLDAALAWFVTFAYTAPAA; this is encoded by the coding sequence GTGATCGCGCCGCTGCTGGTGCTGGGGATCGGCAACCCGTCGCGCGGCGACGACGCGCTGGGGCCGCGCTTCGTCGAGCTCGCCGCCCTGGCGCTGGCCGATCAGATCTCCGCCGGCGCGCTCGAGCTGCTCACCGACTTCCAGCTCCAGATCGAGCACGCCCTCGACCTCACCGGCCGGGCCCGGGTCGTGTTCGTCGACGCCAGCGTGCGGGCGGCGCCGCCGTTCGAGGTGACGCCGGTGGTGGCCGCGGCCGATCGCCGCGCGCTCACCCACGCGCTGGCCCCGGCGGCGCTCCTGGCCGCCCACGCCGACGCGTTCGGCCCGCCCCCGCCAGCCTGGGTCCTCGCGATCCGCGGCCACGGGTTCGAGCTCGGCGACGACCTGTCGCCGGCGGCCCGCGCCCACCTCGACGCGGCGCTGGCGTGGTTCGTGACCTTCGCCTACACCGCGCCCGCGGCGTGA
- a CDS encoding Ni/Fe hydrogenase subunit alpha, whose translation MLLDEHHRVRQARLHIVEFRGFERFIQGRPYWEVPVMVQRLCGICPVSHHLAAAKALDHVVGAVRLTATADAVRRLMHYGQILQSHALHFFYLASPDLVLGFASEVGRRNLVGVLADYPDLARHGILLRKFGQEIIRITAGKRVHGTGAIAGGVNKAVTAAERDLVRAAVPETLAWAEAGVDLIAALHARDPDTYARFGTVRSNLLSMVGHDGELDLYDGVLRARDADGALIFDGVAAVDYHARLRENVRSWSYMKFPFIEALGPDDGWYKVGPLARLQNCDRIGTPRAEAARQRWLATSPGRIMHAPLGFHWARMIELLHAAEVIAELLDAPALLGDRLTTSGPRATSGVGIIEAPRGTLIHHYEVDAQDLVTMCNLIVSTTHNNQAMNEAIRQVAREHLDGHEPTEGLLNHIEVAIRAFDPCLSCATHALGKMPLAIEVIDATGAVVGRRVRDGEHLA comes from the coding sequence CTGCTGCTCGACGAGCACCACCGCGTCCGCCAGGCCCGGCTGCACATCGTCGAGTTCCGCGGCTTCGAGCGCTTCATCCAGGGCCGCCCGTACTGGGAGGTGCCGGTGATGGTGCAGCGGCTGTGCGGCATCTGCCCGGTCAGCCACCACCTGGCCGCGGCCAAGGCGCTCGACCACGTGGTGGGCGCGGTGCGCCTCACCGCCACCGCCGACGCGGTCCGGCGGCTCATGCACTACGGCCAGATCCTGCAGTCGCACGCGCTCCACTTCTTCTACCTGGCCTCGCCCGATCTGGTGCTGGGCTTCGCCAGCGAGGTCGGTCGCCGCAACCTGGTCGGCGTGCTCGCCGACTACCCCGACCTGGCCCGCCACGGCATCCTGCTGCGCAAGTTCGGCCAGGAGATCATCCGGATCACGGCCGGCAAGCGCGTCCACGGCACCGGCGCGATCGCCGGCGGCGTCAACAAGGCGGTGACCGCGGCCGAGCGCGACCTCGTGCGCGCGGCGGTGCCGGAGACGTTGGCCTGGGCCGAGGCCGGCGTCGACCTGATCGCCGCGCTGCACGCGCGCGACCCCGACACCTACGCGCGGTTCGGCACCGTGCGCAGCAACCTCCTCTCGATGGTCGGCCACGACGGCGAGCTCGATCTGTACGACGGCGTGCTGCGGGCGCGCGACGCCGACGGCGCGCTCATCTTCGACGGCGTCGCCGCCGTCGACTACCACGCCCGCCTGCGCGAGAACGTCCGGTCGTGGAGCTACATGAAGTTCCCGTTCATCGAGGCGCTCGGCCCCGACGACGGCTGGTACAAGGTCGGCCCGCTGGCGCGGCTGCAGAACTGCGACCGCATCGGCACGCCCCGCGCCGAGGCCGCGCGGCAGCGCTGGCTGGCCACCAGCCCCGGCCGAATCATGCACGCGCCGCTCGGGTTCCACTGGGCGCGGATGATCGAGCTGCTGCACGCGGCCGAGGTCATCGCCGAGCTGCTCGACGCGCCGGCGCTCCTGGGCGACCGGCTGACCACCAGCGGCCCGCGCGCGACCTCGGGCGTCGGGATCATCGAGGCGCCACGCGGCACGCTCATCCACCACTACGAGGTCGACGCCCAGGATCTGGTCACGATGTGCAACCTGATCGTGTCGACCACGCACAACAACCAGGCGATGAACGAGGCGATCCGGCAGGTCGCGCGCGAGCACCTCGACGGCCACGAGCCGACCGAGGGCCTGCTCAACCACATCGAGGTCGCGATCCGCGCGTTCGATCCGTGCCTGTCGTGCGCGACCCACGCGCTCGGCAAGATGCCGCTGGCCATCGAGGTGATCGACGCCACCGGCGCCGTGGTCGGGCGCCGGGTGCGCGACGGCGAGCACCTGGCGTGA
- a CDS encoding NADP oxidoreductase, with protein MSLLDIDERLVDLLELVELDASPLTDLKHPARCDLGIIEGGLCNADNVHVLRTFRRQCDVLVAFGACAITGGLPAQRNHLDIRDCLQTVYLTGLGVERGFIPNDPELPLPLAQVHPLHDVVEIDHFLPGCPPSADIIWQFLTDLIAGRTPHLTPAQLRYD; from the coding sequence ATGTCCCTGCTCGACATCGACGAGCGCCTCGTCGATCTGCTCGAGCTGGTCGAGCTCGACGCGTCCCCCCTGACCGATCTCAAGCACCCGGCCCGGTGCGACCTCGGCATCATCGAGGGCGGGCTGTGCAACGCCGACAACGTCCACGTGCTGCGCACGTTCCGGCGCCAGTGCGACGTCCTGGTGGCGTTCGGCGCGTGCGCGATCACCGGCGGCCTGCCGGCCCAGCGCAACCACCTCGACATCCGTGACTGCCTGCAGACGGTCTACCTGACCGGGCTCGGCGTCGAGCGCGGCTTCATCCCCAACGATCCCGAGCTGCCGCTGCCGCTGGCCCAGGTCCACCCGCTCCACGACGTGGTCGAGATCGATCACTTCCTGCCCGGGTGCCCGCCGTCCGCCGACATCATCTGGCAGTTCCTGACCGACCTCATCGCCGGCCGCACGCCCCACCTGACGCCGGCCCAGCTCCGCTACGACTGA
- a CDS encoding (2Fe-2S)-binding protein, which translates to MTAPPLPTFTLDGVAVPFTPGQTVVQAALAAGHYVPYLCFHREFAPHGSCKVCTIEVNGRHATGCTTPARGGDVIAARTPELDGLRRELVQFLFTEGNHFCPSCEQSGACTLQAVGAELGVTTGHYNPLFPTRPLDASHPDVLLERNRCILCELCVRASAQVDHKDVFALSGRGITKHIIANAESGRLADTDLSVDDKAMTVCPVGAILRKRRGFLVPIGERRFDHQTVAEYATAPTPEEP; encoded by the coding sequence ATGACCGCCCCGCCGCTCCCGACCTTCACCCTCGACGGCGTGGCCGTGCCGTTCACGCCTGGCCAGACCGTGGTCCAGGCGGCGTTGGCCGCCGGCCACTACGTGCCGTACCTGTGCTTCCACCGCGAGTTCGCGCCGCACGGCAGCTGCAAGGTGTGCACGATCGAGGTCAACGGCCGTCACGCCACCGGCTGCACCACGCCGGCCCGCGGCGGCGACGTGATCGCCGCGCGCACCCCCGAGCTCGACGGCCTGCGCCGCGAGCTGGTGCAGTTCCTCTTCACCGAGGGCAACCACTTCTGTCCGTCGTGCGAGCAGAGCGGGGCGTGCACGCTGCAGGCGGTCGGCGCCGAGCTCGGGGTCACCACCGGCCACTACAACCCGCTGTTCCCGACCCGACCGCTCGACGCGTCCCACCCCGACGTGTTGCTCGAGCGCAACCGCTGCATCCTGTGCGAGCTGTGCGTGCGCGCCAGCGCCCAGGTCGACCACAAGGACGTGTTCGCGCTGTCGGGGCGCGGCATCACCAAGCACATCATCGCCAACGCCGAGTCTGGCCGCCTCGCCGACACCGACCTGTCGGTCGACGACAAGGCGATGACGGTGTGCCCGGTCGGCGCGATCCTGCGCAAGCGCCGTGGCTTCCTGGTGCCGATCGGCGAGCGCCGGTTCGATCACCAGACCGTCGCCGAGTACGCCACCGCGCCGACGCCCGAGGAGCCGTGA
- a CDS encoding NAD(+)/NADH kinase encodes MFEKLVVVTRKTRLAQLLERWGSRGQARYAIERTGGDFADYQREDDTYRGALATIDRGLDELGLKQQHLERAVVPTYLFAPSDLIVTVGQDGLVANVAKYVGDQPVVAVNPDPARFDGVLLPFAVEQARTAVARVLGGRARTRAVTLAEARLGDGQRLLAFNDLFVGARSHVSARYAIAVGGQPEVQSSSGVLIATGAGSTGWLSSMFTMARGLAAFAGGSVGPAPSLGWDDPRLAYVVREPYVSKASHATVVAGLLPAGASLTIESHMPEGGVIFSDGVERDALAFPSGARVTIAAAAQRTRLVVG; translated from the coding sequence GTGTTCGAGAAGCTGGTCGTCGTCACCCGCAAGACCCGCCTGGCCCAGCTGCTCGAGCGCTGGGGCAGCCGCGGCCAGGCCCGCTACGCGATCGAGCGCACCGGCGGCGACTTCGCCGACTACCAGCGCGAGGACGACACCTACCGCGGTGCGCTGGCGACGATCGATCGCGGGCTCGACGAGCTCGGGCTCAAGCAGCAGCACCTCGAGCGCGCGGTCGTGCCGACCTACCTGTTCGCGCCCAGCGACCTGATCGTCACCGTCGGGCAGGACGGCCTCGTCGCCAACGTCGCCAAGTACGTCGGCGACCAGCCGGTGGTCGCGGTCAACCCCGACCCGGCGCGGTTCGACGGCGTGCTCTTGCCGTTCGCGGTCGAGCAAGCCCGGACCGCGGTCGCGCGCGTGCTCGGCGGCCGCGCCCGCACCCGGGCCGTGACGCTGGCCGAGGCCCGGCTCGGCGACGGCCAGCGCCTGCTCGCCTTCAACGACCTGTTCGTCGGCGCGCGGTCCCACGTCTCGGCGCGCTACGCGATCGCCGTCGGCGGTCAGCCCGAGGTGCAGTCGTCGAGCGGCGTGCTGATCGCGACCGGCGCCGGCTCGACCGGGTGGCTGTCGTCGATGTTCACGATGGCCCGGGGCCTGGCCGCGTTCGCCGGCGGCTCGGTCGGGCCGGCGCCGTCGCTCGGCTGGGACGATCCGCGCCTGGCGTACGTCGTGCGCGAGCCGTACGTCAGCAAGGCCTCGCACGCGACCGTCGTCGCCGGCCTCCTGCCGGCCGGCGCCAGCCTCACGATCGAGTCGCACATGCCCGAGGGCGGCGTGATCTTCTCCGACGGCGTCGAGCGCGACGCGCTGGCCTTCCCGAGCGGCGCGCGGGTCACGATCGCCGCCGCCGCGCAGCGCACGCGGCTGGTGGTCGGGTGA
- a CDS encoding SPFH domain-containing protein — translation MLGIAYLKAPPTTYVLHYKGGRVKRQGAGLSFLYYRPTSTVVLVPAGSADIPFVWSETTADFQEITIQGQLTYRVSEPGKLAGLLDYSVDDRGRHRSDDPDKLEERLVQAAQVLGRAVVGRLSLREALTATERLVREVTEGLRTSPAVAMLGVEVLALSVLGARPSPDMARALEAATREQLQREADESIYARRNAAVEQERIIKESELETELAVAAKQRELRERALAADIAIEEQRTVLIGTKVANDKQDADSKAYAIDALLTPIKSVDWKTLTAISASGGDARTSIALAFRELAENAQKIGELNMSPDLLRTLMGK, via the coding sequence ATGCTCGGTATCGCGTACCTCAAGGCTCCTCCCACCACCTACGTCCTCCACTACAAGGGCGGCCGCGTGAAGCGCCAAGGCGCCGGGCTGTCGTTCCTGTACTACCGGCCGACCTCGACGGTCGTGCTGGTGCCGGCCGGCAGCGCCGACATCCCGTTCGTGTGGAGCGAGACCACCGCCGACTTCCAGGAGATCACGATCCAGGGCCAGCTCACCTACCGGGTGAGCGAGCCCGGCAAGCTGGCGGGGCTGCTCGACTACTCGGTCGACGACCGCGGCCGCCACCGCTCCGACGACCCCGACAAGCTCGAGGAGCGCCTGGTCCAGGCGGCGCAGGTGCTCGGGCGGGCGGTGGTCGGGCGCCTGAGCCTGCGCGAGGCCTTGACCGCGACCGAGCGGCTGGTGCGCGAGGTCACCGAGGGCCTGCGCACGTCACCGGCGGTGGCGATGCTCGGCGTCGAGGTCCTGGCGCTGTCGGTCCTGGGCGCGCGGCCGAGCCCCGACATGGCGCGCGCGCTCGAGGCCGCCACCCGCGAGCAGCTCCAGCGCGAGGCCGACGAGTCGATCTACGCCCGCCGCAACGCCGCGGTCGAGCAGGAGCGCATCATCAAGGAGAGCGAGCTCGAGACCGAGCTGGCGGTCGCGGCCAAGCAGCGCGAGCTGCGCGAGCGGGCCCTGGCCGCCGACATCGCGATCGAGGAGCAGCGCACCGTGCTGATCGGCACCAAGGTCGCCAACGACAAGCAGGACGCCGACAGCAAGGCCTACGCGATCGACGCGCTGCTGACGCCGATCAAGAGCGTCGACTGGAAGACGCTGACGGCGATCTCGGCCTCGGGCGGCGACGCGCGCACCTCGATCGCCCTGGCCTTCCGCGAGCTGGCCGAGAACGCGCAGAAGATCGGCGAGCTCAACATGAGCCCCGACCTCTTGCGCACGCTCATGGGCAAGTGA